A region from the Saccharomonospora azurea NA-128 genome encodes:
- a CDS encoding serine hydrolase domain-containing protein, whose product MSHTQGTVRRGFEEVREVFDDIVADSRAGAAFAVVRRGETVVDLWGGLADPDSGRPWSSDTVCVLFSGTKGLTAAVATRASELDPDAPVRTYWPEFASDDVLVSHVLSHTAGLPYVDGDHDFLDVLAAERLLAKQEPLWTPGSKVAYHALTYGYLVDALVRHATGRSVADHLRADFARPHGLDLHLGTPPEVDPRVARLVRSPDYRISTFLQDEERRAIVNRMYGALLGSDEVINSAAYRRAELAAGSGVGSARAMATFYDLLAAGSLVPRSALDRATRTWAEGRDVINDRPVHFGLGFELPDPIGTYGPAEVAYGHSGAGGGRHGAWPEAEVGFSFLPAELRPEDTDDRANRLLDALHACLSRCP is encoded by the coding sequence ATGAGCCACACGCAGGGAACGGTCCGTCGCGGGTTCGAGGAAGTCCGGGAGGTGTTCGACGACATCGTCGCCGACAGCCGGGCCGGAGCCGCGTTCGCGGTCGTGCGGCGCGGCGAGACGGTGGTCGACCTCTGGGGCGGGCTCGCCGACCCCGACTCCGGGCGACCGTGGTCGTCGGACACGGTCTGCGTCCTGTTTTCCGGCACCAAGGGACTCACCGCGGCGGTGGCGACACGGGCGTCCGAACTGGACCCCGATGCTCCTGTGAGGACGTACTGGCCGGAGTTCGCCTCCGACGACGTTCTCGTCTCACACGTCTTGTCCCATACCGCGGGACTGCCCTATGTCGACGGTGACCACGACTTCCTCGACGTCCTGGCGGCGGAACGCCTCCTCGCCAAGCAGGAACCACTGTGGACACCGGGCAGCAAGGTCGCCTACCACGCGCTCACGTACGGCTACCTCGTCGACGCACTCGTCCGCCACGCCACCGGCCGTTCGGTCGCCGACCACCTCCGCGCGGACTTCGCCCGCCCCCACGGGCTCGATCTCCACCTCGGTACGCCGCCCGAGGTCGATCCCCGCGTCGCGCGCCTGGTGCGGTCACCCGACTACCGCATCAGCACGTTCCTGCAGGACGAGGAGCGTCGCGCAATCGTGAACCGCATGTACGGGGCGCTGCTCGGTTCGGACGAGGTGATCAACTCGGCGGCGTATCGGCGCGCGGAGCTCGCGGCCGGAAGCGGAGTGGGGTCGGCGCGGGCCATGGCCACGTTCTACGACCTGCTCGCCGCGGGTTCGCTCGTCCCCCGGTCCGCGCTGGACCGGGCCACCCGGACGTGGGCCGAGGGACGCGACGTCATCAACGATCGGCCGGTGCACTTCGGGCTCGGCTTCGAGCTGCCCGACCCGATCGGCACGTACGGTCCCGCCGAAGTCGCCTACGGACATTCGGGCGCGGGTGGAGGGCGGCACGGTGCGTGGCCGGAGGCGGAGGTCGGTTTCTCGTTCCTGCCGGCCGAGCTGCGGCCCGAGGACACGGACGACCGCGCCAACCGGCTCCTCGACGCACTGCACGCCTGTCTGAGCCGCTGCCCGTAA
- a CDS encoding metal-sulfur cluster assembly factor produces the protein MSETETADPREGRTAADLPEQTQPGPGGDVAKIEDVEEAMRDVVDPELGINVVDLGLVYDIRVDEENTATIDMTLTSAACPLTDVIEDQTASVLVGSSPVVKDYRINWVWMPPWGPEKITEEGREQLRALGFTV, from the coding sequence ATGAGCGAGACCGAGACGGCCGACCCCCGCGAGGGGCGCACCGCGGCGGACCTGCCGGAGCAGACCCAGCCCGGTCCCGGCGGTGACGTGGCCAAGATCGAGGACGTCGAGGAAGCCATGCGCGACGTCGTGGACCCCGAGCTGGGGATCAACGTCGTCGACCTGGGCCTCGTCTACGACATCCGCGTGGACGAGGAGAACACGGCCACCATCGACATGACGCTGACGTCGGCGGCGTGCCCGCTGACCGACGTCATCGAGGACCAGACGGCGTCGGTGCTCGTCGGGTCGTCTCCCGTGGTGAAGGACTACCGGATCAACTGGGTCTGGATGCCGCCGTGGGGTCCCGAGAAGATCACCGAGGAAGGCCGTGAGCAGCTGAGGGCGCTGGGCTTCACCGTCTGA
- the sufU gene encoding Fe-S cluster assembly sulfur transfer protein SufU, whose product MDLESMYQEIILDHYKNPHARGLREPYDAESFQVNPTCGDEVTLRVRLDGDLVADVSYEGQGCSISQASTSVLTDLVIGHPLDEALAKLEAFTELMQSRGEVEPDEDVLEDGVAFVGVAKYPARVKCALLGWMAFKDAVGRTSTSEVTAR is encoded by the coding sequence ATGGATCTCGAATCCATGTACCAGGAGATCATCCTGGACCACTACAAGAACCCGCACGCGCGCGGACTGAGGGAGCCGTACGACGCCGAGTCGTTCCAGGTGAACCCCACCTGCGGCGACGAGGTGACCCTGCGGGTGCGACTCGACGGCGACCTGGTGGCCGACGTGTCGTACGAAGGGCAGGGGTGCTCGATCAGTCAGGCGTCCACGTCGGTGCTGACCGACCTCGTCATCGGGCATCCGCTCGACGAGGCGCTCGCGAAGCTGGAGGCGTTCACCGAGCTCATGCAGAGCCGCGGTGAGGTCGAGCCCGACGAGGACGTGCTGGAGGACGGCGTCGCGTTCGTCGGCGTCGCGAAGTACCCCGCGCGTGTGAAGTGCGCCTTGCTCGGCTGGATGGCTTTCAAGGACGCTGTGGGTAGGACGTCGACCAGTGAGGTGACAGCACGATGA